In Lolium perenne isolate Kyuss_39 chromosome 5, Kyuss_2.0, whole genome shotgun sequence, the sequence ttttgtgtttttgatatagcaaacaagatagcaaataaagtaaaactagcaactaattttttgtattttgatttagtgcagcaaacaaagtagtaaataaaactaagcaagacaaaaacaaagtaaagagattgagaagtggagactccccttgcagcgtgtcttgatctccccggcaacggcgccagaaaatatgcttgatggcgtgtatttcacacgttcgttgggcaaccccaagaggaaggtatgatgcgcacagcagcaagttttccctcagaaagaaaccaaggtttatcgaaccaggaggagccaagaagcacgttgaaggtttatggcggcgggatgtagtgcggcgcaacaccagagattccggcgccaacgtggaacctgcacaacacaaccaaagtactttgccccaacgaaacagtgaggttgtcaatctcaccggcttgctgtaacaaaggattaaccgtattgtgtggaagatgattgtttgcagaaaacagtagaacagtattgcagtagattgtatttcagtaaagagaattggaccggggtccacagttcactagaggtgtctctcccataagacgaacagcatgttgggtgaacaaattacagttgggcaattgacaaataaagagagcatgaccatgcacatacatatcatgatgagtatagtgagatttaattgggcattacgacaaagtacatagaccgccatccaactgcatctatgcctaaaaagtccaccttcaggttatcatccgaaccccctccagtattaagttgcaaagcaacagacaattgcattaagtatggtgcgtaatgtaatcaacaactacatccttagacatagcatcaatgttttatccctagtggcaacagcacaacacaaccttagaactttctcatccttgtcccaggtgtcaatgcaggcatgaacccactatcgagcataagtactccctcttggagttacaagcatctacttggccagagcatctactagtaacggaaagcatgcaagatcataaacaacacataagcatagctttgataatcaacataacaagtattctctattcatcggatcccaacaaacgcaacatatagaattacagatagatgatcttgatcatgttagtcagctcacaagatccgacaatgatagcacaatggggagaagacaaccatctagctactgctatggacccatagtccagggtagactactcacacatcacaccggaggcgaccatggcggcgtagagtcctccgggagatgattcccctctccggcagggtgccggaggcgatctcctggatcccccgagatgggatcggcggcggcggcgtctctggaaggttttccgtatcgtggttctcggtactggggttttcgtcacggagactttttataggcgaaagggcaggtcaagaggcggcacgggggccccacaccacagggccgcgcggccaaggggggggggggcgcgccgtcctagggtgtggcccctccgtggcccctcttcgtctctccttcggacttctggaagcttcgtgagaaaataggcccctgggctttgatttcgtccaattccgagaatatttccttactaggatttctgaaaccaaaaacagcagaaaacagcaactggcacttcggcatcttgttaataggttagttccagaaaatgcacgaatatgacataaagtgtgcataaaacatgtagataacatcaataatgtggcatggaacataagaaattatcgatacgtcggacacgtatcatgcgccacagaactaagtcccgcctataagcgttttcctactagtgtatgtggatactatgtttgcgagtccattcgcatgttaaccactgagaagaacGATAAaagattcaacgtaagcaataacattcacaactttaatttattaGCGTCAACATTTcattatcaagattgatataatcatattcatctcattttcctatataggtcgagttcatgcgggagaagctccaaccacacgaacacctactaggaattgcaGAGGAAGTGGCGGGACTTCTGATGAGAGAAATGATCGATGAAAGAGGCTTGTTTAATCAATGTAGGACCTGGTCATGATCCCCGTGTAATAGTTCGAATAGACGATGGGCTATAGTCCTGgtagtcgtgagctccatgtatatgtaaGGAGAATCTACGAATGGCTTTTCCttcgaatatttgtttgctcgatctatatataatgaatgaacgtgtacagcttgtagtagcgtacaaatgtatgaaaatttattttgaaatgaaaaaatgaaataaaagggggggGCGGTGGCAGGGGTGACTGCACCCCTTAAACCCTAAAGGAGCAGTGTCCTGCGCGCGTCACGTAGAGAGTCTTTTGTCGCGGGCTGTGTTACCACCCACGACAAAAGGggtgtcccctgcgcgccccgcaaCTGCCACGTGGTGAACCTTTTGTCGTGGGTGGTAAGCGGGCCTGGACAAAAGATTGGGCCTTTTGTCGCGTCTCCGTTGTCCCGGctaaccgcccgcgacaaaaggctcttaCAGCCTGCAACATTACGCCTATTTTCTACTAGTGCGAATCCGCTTCGTAATCGAAGTCTACGGAAAAAAGAAGTGGTGGCCATCCCTAAATAGTAAACACGTACATAGGAACCGTTTGATTGAAGTACGAAAATGTTCCAGGTACGAAAAAGAAGTGGTTGCCATCCCTAAACGCAAAATTAGACGGAATTCTTTTTTTCTCTCTCGTGTAAGGTACGGCATGTCTCTAGGGAACTTCAATCATACGTTCATACCGTGTCCGACTCGATCTCCACATGTTTTCCGTAAAGAAAGGAAACAAACTACCGGTACTCTTACTCTAGTCCAAGTCGGATCCAATCCCCTATATTTACTCCGCTAGCGATCTGATCCCCTCCATAACCGCTCCCATCGGTTTAGCATCCAAATTATCGTGTCTCCAGTATTTTTTAGCTCGCCCGGTGCCTGGCGGTAATAATCATAAAGGCCCGGATACCGGATACTGCGCGAGGTCACCTTGACGAGGAGATGGAGGCGACGACATCGCTGTTACATGACTGGTCATCTCTCCCGGTGAAGGTACTGGTCCGGATCCTAGATCATCTGCGGTGGTCGAGCCACCCGAGCTTTGGAATTGTGTGCCGGCAATGGCAATCTGCCCGTGCCCGGGTGCCCTTCTACCCGGCGTGGATCTCCCCTCTGCTCCTCAACACCACCAGCAACGGAACCACCAACGTGCGGTACTACAGCCCCTACTATCACAAGAACTTCGAGACCGCCTGCACGCTCAATATTCCTGGCGCCAGGATCATCGGCGCCACCGCGCAACATCTGACGCTCTGCCGGGAGCACTTAATCCTAGACGCCCAACTTCTCTTCGGCGACGTCCTCGAACTACCAAAGCACGACCGACCCACGTTCGACTCCGTCGTCTACGACGGTGTCCGCACCATGTTCGGCGTCCACTCGCGGTATGGCTGGCTCAAAATCGGCCATTCCATCCGAAACAACGAAATCGACGTGTGGGGGGAGTGGAGCTACACGAGCTCTGATTGCGATGGACCATGCTCTTGGGCATCGCAGGACTGCAGTAACCCGGTTCTCCATGACGGCTTCCTCTACCTGCTGAATAGGGACGGCGCATTAGCAGTGTACGACGAGAGAAAACACGATAAAGGATTAAACATTCTCGAGAAGCCTGGAAGTTTTACATTCGAGCACGATGATAGCTACTTGGTCAAATCCGACCATGGCGAGCTGATGGCCGTCCTTATCGGACGTCGTGGGACACCAGTCAACATTGTCAAACTGAACGAGCACACCATGGAGTGGGAGAAGATACAAGACCTAGAGGGGAGGACATTGTTTACCGGCACAttgacgacgacgatgaagaagactAACATCAAGTGGATGCAGAACAAGGTTTTCCGTCCGAGATTGTACGATTGGCCTGACACCGTCCATGTTGACCTTGTTCAGCGTGAAGGTGAAGTTGCCTTTGTTCCAAAGTCAGGACGTGCAGATACCTTGGAGAAACAAAACAATTATGGAACAAACATATGGTCTTACAAATTGGGACAAAGTCAAGAGCCAAGGGAGTTTTGGGgaattcggatgtagaattttcgtgggaacattttgatatattgtgcgtttttttcgagttcgtatgcgaccagaaaaccagtttgatgattttgcaacgcaattttgcaaaaaaaaagtcaaaattcatgtttgttaaatttcagtggtgctagatgacataatacatgggaatctcgaaggattttatattttgaaatttctatctatttcttttattttttagagaggtaaaaaaggcgatccacaggggggtggagttgcgtggtGAGCCAAAAAAACTTCTGTAGCGCACTGAagtcatgtgcgccacagaaatgtgttGTTTTTGTGGCGAcccatcccacgtgcgccacataaagtcttaattctgtggcgcaccaggaccagtgcgccacaaaatgtcttatttctgtggcgcacgtggtcctatgcgccacagaagtagtgaaaccaatgattggggctagccccaccaagtttctgtgacgcatggattgttggtgcgccacaaaattaagctatttctgtggcgcaccgtgcctggtgcgccacaaaacaactttctgtggcgcatttttggtggtgcgccacagaactaagtcccgcctataagcgttttcctactagtgtatgtggatactacgtttgcgagtccattcgcatgttaaccactgagaagaacgataatagattcaacgtaagcaataacattcacaactttaatttagtatcgtcaatatttcgttatcaagattgatatgatcatattcatctcattttcctatataggtcgagttcatgcgggagaagctccaaccacacgaacacctactaggaattgcaGAGGAAGTGGCGGGACTTCTGATGAGAGAAATGATAGACGAAAGAGGCTTATTTAATCAATGTAGGACCTGGTCATGATCCCCGTTTAATAGTTCGAATAGACGTTGGGCTATAGTCCTGgtagtcgtgagctccatgtatatgtaaGGATAATCTACGAATGGCTTTTCCttcgaatatttgtttgctcgatctatatagaatgaatgaacgtgtacagcttgtagtagcgtacaaatgtatgaaaatttattttgaaatgaaaaaatgaaataaaagggggggGGCGGTGGCAGGGGTGACTGCACCCCTTAAACCCTAAAGGAGCAGTGTCCTGCGCGCGTCACGTAGagagtcttttgtcgcgggttgtgttaccacccgcgacaaaaggggtgtcccctgcgcgccccgcgactGCCACGTGGTGAACCTTTTGTCGTGGATGGTAAGCGGGCCTGGACAAAAGATTGGTCCTTTTGTCGCGCCTCCATTGTCCCGGctaaccgcccgcgacaaaaggctcttaCAGCCTGCGACATTACGCCTATTTTCTACTAGTGCGAATCCGCTTCGTAATCGAAGTCTATGGAAAAAAGAAGTGGTGGCCATCCCTAAATAGTAAACACGTACATAGGAACTGTTTGATTGAAGTACGAAAATGTTCCAGGTACGAAAAAGAAGTGGTTGCCATCCCTAAACGCAAAATTAGACGGAACTCTTTCTTTCTCTCTCGTGTAAGGTACGGCATGTCTCTAGGGAACTTCAATCATACGATTATACCGAGTCCGACTCGATCTCCACATGTTTTCCGTAAAGAAAGGAAACAAACTACCGGTACTCTTACTCCAGTCCAAGTTGGATCCAATCCCCTATATTTACTCCGCTAGTGATCTGATCCCCTCCATAACCGCTCCCATCGGTTTAGCGTCCAAATTATCGTGTCTCCAGTATTTTTTAGCTCGCCCGCTGCCTGGCGGTAACAATCATAAAGGCCCGGATACCGGATACTACACGAGCTCACCTTGACGAGGAGATGGAGGCGACGACATCGCTGTCACATGACTGGTCATCTCTCCAGGTGAAGGTACTGGTCCGGATCCTAGATCATCTGCGGTGGTCGAGCCACCCGAGCTTCGGATTGGTGTGCCGGCAATGGCAATCTGCCCGTGCCCGGGCGCCCTTCTACCCGGCTTGGATCTCCCCTCTGCTCCTCAACACCACCAGCGACGGAACCACCAATGTGCGGTACTACAGCCCCTACTATCACAAGAACTTCGAGACCGCCTGCACGCTCAATATTCCTGACGCCAGGATCATCGGCGCCACCGCGCAACATCTGACGCTCTGCCGGGAGCACTTAATCCTAGACGCCCAACTTCTCTCTGGCGACGTCCTCGAACTACCAAAGCACGACCGGCCCATGTTCGACTCCGTCGTCTACAACGGTGTCCACACCATGTTCGGCGTCCACTCGCGGTATGGCTGGCTCGAAATCGGCCGTTCCATCCGAAACAACGAAATCGACGTGTGGGGGAGTGGAGCTACACGAGCTCTGATTGCGACGGACCATGCTCTTGGGCATCGCAGGACTGCAGTAACCCGGTTCTCCATGACGGCTTCCTCTACCTGCTGAATAGGGACGGCGCATTAGCATTGTACGACGAGAGAAAACACGATGAAGGATTCAACATTCTCGAGAAGCCTGGAAGTTTTACATTCGAGCACGATGACAGCTACTTGGTCAAGTCCGACCATGGCGAGCTGATGGCCGTCCTTATCGGACGTCGTGGGACACCAGTCAACATTGTCAAACTGAACGAGCACACCATGGAGTGGGAGAAGATACAAGACCTAGAGGGGAGGACATTGTTTACCGGCACattgacgacga encodes:
- the LOC127303910 gene encoding uncharacterized protein; this encodes MEATTSLLHDWSSLPVKVLVRILDHLRWSSHPSFGIVCRQWQSARARVPFYPAWISPLLLNTTSNGTTNVRYYSPYYHKNFETACTLNIPGARIIGATAQHLTLCREHLILDAQLLFGDVLELPKHDRPTFDSVVYDGVRTMFGVHSRYGWLKIGHSIRNNEIDVWGEWSYTSSDCDGPCSWASQDCSNPVLHDGFLYLLNRDGALAVYDERKHDKGLNILEKPGSFTFEHDDSYLVKSDHGELMAVLIGRRGTPVNIVKLNEHTMEWEKIQDLEGRTLFTGTLTTTMKKTNIKWMQNKVFRPRLYDWPDTVHVDLVQREGEVAFVPKSGRADTLEKQNNYGTNIWSYKLGQSQEPREFWGIRM